A section of the Streptomyces sp. Je 1-369 genome encodes:
- a CDS encoding VOC family protein, with protein sequence MDTNRNTTTEQQLSTPAPAIWPGLRAQDAPALIDFLVGTVGFLRTAVYEDEGRVAHAQLDWPEGGGVMLGSYDPADEATCGRPGGAGAYVVTDHVDDLYRRLVEAGVKVTGEIEDKPYGSREFGIEDPEGNRWSFGTYRGEPRPAPTSTPGP encoded by the coding sequence ATGGACACCAACCGGAACACCACGACAGAACAGCAGCTCAGCACGCCCGCCCCGGCGATCTGGCCGGGCCTCCGGGCGCAGGACGCCCCCGCCCTGATCGACTTCCTCGTCGGCACCGTCGGCTTCCTGCGGACCGCCGTCTATGAGGACGAGGGCCGCGTCGCCCACGCCCAGCTCGACTGGCCCGAGGGCGGCGGCGTCATGCTCGGCTCGTACGACCCGGCCGACGAGGCCACCTGCGGCAGGCCCGGCGGTGCGGGCGCCTACGTCGTCACCGACCACGTGGACGACCTGTACCGACGACTCGTGGAGGCCGGCGTGAAGGTCACCGGTGAGATCGAGGACAAGCCCTACGGAAGCCGCGAATTCGGCATCGAGGACCCGGAGGGCAACCGCTGGTCCTTCGGTACGTACCGGGGTGAGCCGCGGCCCGCGCCGACGTCCACGCCCGGCCCGTAA